In a genomic window of Calderihabitans maritimus:
- a CDS encoding TIGR04086 family membrane protein — translation MGKRNYGAVLYGFAITFLILVVGILLSVIFVFLTSSRLVYVANYWKLVTFISLIAGGTVAGWQDARNGFLNGSRVGMVYAFLSILVTAIFIPQILSFRGILWRLVYVLILSGTAGIIGANFRIISRHKSKFSPVKSKYNN, via the coding sequence GTGGGGAAGAGAAATTACGGTGCGGTTTTATATGGGTTCGCTATTACCTTCCTTATTTTAGTAGTCGGTATTTTGCTGAGTGTTATCTTCGTTTTCTTAACTTCCAGTCGTTTAGTTTATGTCGCGAATTACTGGAAACTGGTAACTTTTATTAGCCTGATAGCTGGAGGGACGGTGGCCGGGTGGCAGGATGCCCGTAATGGTTTTTTAAACGGCAGTAGAGTAGGGATGGTATATGCTTTCTTATCAATACTGGTCACCGCCATATTTATACCCCAAATCCTATCCTTCAGAGGCATTTTATGGAGATTAGTTTATGTACTCATTTTGAGCGGTACGGCAGGAATAATTGGTGCCAATTTCCGGATAATTTCACGACATAAAAGTAAATTTAGTCCGGTTAAAAGTAAATATAATAATTAA
- the meaB gene encoding methylmalonyl Co-A mutase-associated GTPase MeaB — translation MLVNLVEEVLAGHRRAIAKAITLVENGAESKESLLGQLYAYTGKAYVIGVTGSPGAGKSSLVDQFTGELRKRGLTVGVIAVDPTSPFSGGALLGDRIRMQSHVLDDGVFIRSMGTRGSLGGLSRATKEAIKILDAAGKDIILVETVGVGQSELDIMNAADTTIVVLTPGAGDIIQTLKAGIMEIADIFVVNKADLEGAQRTITEVESMLDLDNDPEWRPPVVPVISLYGKGIRELYDAVQSHRKYLEESGKLRELRENRMRSEVIEIVLEELKKLITERFKVAGEFEDLLSQVVERKVDPYAASRKILREITQRTSSLTGSV, via the coding sequence ATTTTGGTGAACTTGGTTGAAGAAGTATTAGCAGGTCATCGCCGGGCCATTGCTAAAGCAATTACCTTGGTAGAGAATGGAGCGGAGAGTAAAGAGAGTTTATTAGGACAACTTTATGCCTACACTGGGAAGGCTTATGTTATTGGTGTTACCGGCTCCCCCGGCGCAGGCAAGAGCTCGCTGGTGGACCAGTTCACAGGAGAGTTGAGGAAAAGAGGTTTAACGGTAGGGGTAATAGCTGTTGATCCCACCAGCCCGTTCAGTGGAGGAGCTTTGTTAGGAGACCGCATCCGGATGCAGTCTCATGTGCTTGACGATGGAGTGTTCATCCGCAGTATGGGAACTAGAGGAAGTTTGGGAGGGCTTTCTCGGGCTACCAAAGAAGCAATCAAGATTTTAGATGCGGCCGGAAAAGACATCATTTTGGTGGAAACTGTAGGAGTGGGACAATCGGAACTCGACATAATGAATGCGGCGGATACTACCATCGTGGTGTTAACTCCCGGAGCGGGAGATATTATTCAAACTTTAAAGGCGGGCATAATGGAGATTGCCGATATCTTTGTAGTTAACAAGGCCGACCTGGAGGGAGCTCAGAGAACCATTACGGAAGTGGAATCCATGTTAGATTTAGATAATGACCCTGAGTGGCGGCCTCCGGTAGTACCTGTGATTTCCCTTTACGGAAAAGGAATTAGAGAATTATATGACGCGGTTCAGTCTCACCGGAAGTACTTAGAGGAGAGCGGGAAATTGCGAGAACTGAGGGAAAACCGTATGCGTTCCGAAGTAATAGAAATTGTTTTGGAAGAATTGAAAAAACTGATAACCGAACGTTTCAAGGTTGCCGGCGAGTTTGAGGACCTGCTCAGCCAGGTAGTTGAAAGAAAGGTCGATCCTTACGCTGCTTCCAGAAAGATATTAAGAGAAATTACCCAACGAACTTCCTCGCTAACAGGATCGGTGTAG
- a CDS encoding C-GCAxxG-C-C family protein produces the protein MSETLIMEARNKAGNYFREGYNCAESIFLTFRELLMPELDANLVKLASGLGGGLGHAGCSCGALTGSVVVLGLLRGRTSTDMAGRDAIYELSREFHDRFKENFGKTCCRVLNPYEYDTKEHLRHCLKITGNTSKLLMAFLLEKQIVSTENHLS, from the coding sequence ATGAGTGAAACTCTAATTATGGAAGCCCGAAATAAAGCTGGAAACTATTTCAGAGAGGGATATAATTGCGCCGAATCTATCTTTTTAACCTTTAGGGAGCTCTTGATGCCTGAATTGGATGCTAACCTGGTGAAACTGGCTTCTGGTTTAGGCGGAGGGCTGGGCCATGCCGGTTGCAGTTGCGGAGCTCTCACCGGTTCGGTTGTGGTACTGGGATTGCTGAGAGGCCGGACTTCTACAGATATGGCGGGGCGGGATGCAATTTATGAATTATCCCGGGAGTTTCATGACCGGTTTAAAGAAAATTTTGGGAAAACCTGCTGTCGGGTTTTGAACCCTTATGAATATGATACTAAAGAGCATTTGCGCCACTGCTTGAAGATAACCGGAAACACCAGTAAACTGCTTATGGCTTTCCTGCTGGAAAAACAAATCGTTTCAACTGAAAATCACTTATCTTAA
- the splB gene encoding spore photoproduct lyase gives MLYFVPKLVLMNRQALEYPMGSRLMKCLQKEGIQIRLFDKKVPVISRGSFTKDFFFAKQTMVVTVWRRREFQTCRPSAHYQLPLVSGCPGICEYCYLNTNLGRRPFIKVYVNLEEIFARAEQYIKERKPELTLFEGAATSDPVAVERWTGSLQKAIEYFARFEEARFRFVTKFIDIDSLLGVEHKGHTEIRFSINCDYVVERFEKLVPSNRERLEAARKVMEAGYPTGFLIGPIMIFDRWREEYGKLFEMLKEYMPRDTSLTFELITHRFTPRAKTIIRQVYPRTEVPLDESKRKFKFGQFGYGKYIYMDDDMTELKDYFSSQITRVFPKAKILYFV, from the coding sequence ATGCTTTATTTTGTTCCCAAATTGGTCCTTATGAACCGGCAAGCCCTTGAGTATCCTATGGGTAGTAGATTGATGAAGTGCTTGCAAAAAGAAGGTATCCAGATAAGATTGTTCGATAAAAAGGTTCCTGTTATATCTCGTGGTTCTTTTACCAAAGACTTTTTCTTTGCTAAACAAACTATGGTTGTTACAGTCTGGCGAAGGCGAGAATTTCAAACGTGTAGGCCGTCGGCTCATTACCAACTCCCCCTAGTTTCCGGCTGCCCAGGAATATGTGAATATTGTTATTTGAACACAAATCTCGGGCGGAGACCGTTTATAAAGGTCTATGTGAACTTGGAAGAAATTTTTGCCCGGGCTGAACAATACATTAAGGAGAGAAAACCGGAACTTACCCTTTTTGAAGGTGCTGCTACTTCCGATCCTGTAGCCGTTGAAAGATGGACCGGTTCTCTTCAAAAGGCGATAGAGTACTTTGCCCGCTTTGAAGAGGCGCGGTTTCGCTTTGTAACTAAATTTATTGACATAGACAGCCTGCTGGGGGTAGAACATAAAGGCCATACTGAAATTAGATTCAGTATAAATTGTGATTATGTAGTCGAACGGTTTGAAAAGTTAGTTCCTTCCAATCGAGAAAGGCTTGAAGCGGCTAGAAAAGTAATGGAAGCTGGCTACCCTACAGGGTTTCTGATCGGACCAATTATGATTTTTGATAGGTGGCGCGAGGAATATGGAAAGTTGTTTGAAATGCTGAAGGAATATATGCCAAGAGATACCTCGCTTACGTTTGAACTCATTACTCACCGCTTTACTCCCCGGGCCAAGACTATAATCCGGCAGGTATACCCGAGAACGGAAGTGCCTTTAGATGAAAGTAAGCGAAAGTTTAAGTTCGGGCAGTTCGGCTACGGAAAATATATTTATATGGACGATGACATGACTGAACTCAAAGATTATTTCTCAAGTCAAATAACTAGAGTCTTTCCAAAAGCGAAGATACTTTACTTCGTATAG
- a CDS encoding valine--tRNA ligase gives MQEISKTYDPKKVEEKWYHYWNERNYFYAPVDEEKEPFCIVMPPPNVTGSLHLGHALDNTLQDILIRWRRMQGYNALWVPGTDHAGIATQARVEEELAKEGLSKYDLGREKFLERVWDWKHQYGNKITSQLRLLGSSCDWSRERFTMDEGCSRAVREVFVRLYKKGLIYRGNYIINWCPKCQTTISDIEVEHQEREGNLWHIRYPVKDSDEYIVVATTRPETMLGDTAVAVHPEDERYQHLIGRSVILPVVGREIPIIADEYVDPEFGSGAVKITPAHDPNDFEIALRHNLPFVVVIDKNARMTKEAGKYQGMERYECRKQLLEQLKEEGFLVNVEDYSHAVGQCYRCDTIIEPLVSEQWFVKMKPLAEPAIRAVKEGRIRFVPERFTKIYLNWMENIRDWCISRQLWWGHRIPVWYCQECGEIICETVDPDKCSKCGSSELVQDPDVLDTWFSSALWPFSTLGWPERTPELNYFYPTNVLVTGRDIIFFWVARMIFMSLEFMKEVPFREVFIHGLVLDAQGRKMSKSLGNGVDPIEVIDQYGADTLRFMLVTGNTPGNDLRFHFERLEGVRNFCNKIWNASRFAVMNLSDYEEPEEVSREYTLADRWILSRYSRTVKEVTRLLEKYELGEAARILYEFIWTEFCDWYIELIKPRLYGKESPESRRTAQYVLNYVLGGTMRLLHPFMPFITEEIWHHLPQDRESIMIASWPEDEPEREDREAEQKMELLMNVIRAVRNLRSEMNVPPNRQAEVILAANSAEALKILEEGMSYLKNLANAAPVTLRERIEEKPAKAATAVENGIEIFMPLEGLIDIDREVERLEKELAEVKQELERVKKKLSNEGFLSKAPREIVDKEKAKKLEFERKQQILEQRLSMLKG, from the coding sequence GTGCAGGAAATTTCGAAAACCTATGACCCGAAAAAAGTAGAAGAGAAATGGTATCACTACTGGAATGAACGGAATTACTTTTATGCTCCGGTAGATGAGGAGAAAGAGCCTTTTTGCATCGTGATGCCGCCACCTAACGTTACCGGTTCCCTGCACTTGGGACATGCTCTGGACAATACGTTGCAGGATATTTTAATTCGCTGGAGGCGGATGCAGGGATACAACGCCTTGTGGGTGCCGGGAACTGACCACGCAGGAATTGCCACCCAGGCCCGAGTGGAAGAGGAGTTAGCCAAAGAAGGATTAAGCAAATATGATTTAGGCCGGGAAAAGTTTCTGGAAAGAGTTTGGGACTGGAAACACCAGTACGGAAATAAAATCACCAGCCAATTGCGCCTGCTGGGATCTTCTTGCGACTGGAGTCGCGAAAGGTTCACCATGGACGAAGGCTGTTCCCGAGCGGTACGAGAAGTTTTTGTGCGTTTGTATAAAAAAGGATTGATTTACCGGGGCAATTATATTATTAACTGGTGTCCGAAATGCCAAACTACTATTTCGGACATTGAAGTGGAACACCAGGAGCGGGAAGGCAATCTCTGGCATATTCGTTACCCGGTAAAAGACAGTGATGAATACATTGTAGTTGCTACTACCCGTCCGGAAACTATGCTGGGGGATACAGCCGTTGCCGTTCACCCGGAGGATGAAAGGTACCAACACCTGATTGGTCGTTCTGTTATATTGCCAGTGGTCGGCCGGGAAATCCCCATTATTGCTGATGAGTACGTGGATCCGGAATTCGGTTCCGGTGCAGTTAAGATTACGCCGGCCCATGATCCTAACGACTTTGAAATTGCCTTAAGGCACAACTTACCTTTTGTCGTGGTGATTGATAAGAATGCCCGCATGACGAAAGAAGCCGGCAAGTACCAGGGGATGGAGCGCTATGAATGCCGCAAGCAGCTGCTGGAACAGCTTAAAGAAGAAGGTTTCTTGGTCAATGTGGAAGATTATAGCCACGCAGTAGGACAGTGTTACCGTTGCGATACAATTATCGAACCGCTGGTTTCGGAACAATGGTTTGTCAAGATGAAACCGCTGGCAGAACCGGCTATCCGGGCGGTAAAAGAAGGAAGAATACGTTTTGTGCCGGAACGTTTCACCAAAATTTACCTTAACTGGATGGAGAATATCCGAGACTGGTGCATATCGCGCCAATTGTGGTGGGGTCACCGTATCCCCGTATGGTACTGCCAGGAGTGCGGAGAAATTATTTGTGAAACCGTAGATCCTGATAAGTGTTCTAAATGTGGCAGTTCGGAATTAGTACAGGACCCTGACGTTTTGGATACCTGGTTCAGCTCTGCTCTATGGCCTTTTTCTACTTTGGGTTGGCCTGAAAGAACTCCCGAGTTAAACTATTTCTACCCTACCAACGTTCTGGTAACAGGGAGGGACATAATCTTTTTCTGGGTGGCCCGGATGATTTTTATGTCCCTGGAATTTATGAAAGAGGTACCCTTCCGGGAGGTATTTATTCACGGGCTGGTGCTTGACGCTCAGGGACGTAAGATGAGCAAGTCGTTAGGTAACGGTGTCGACCCTATTGAAGTTATTGACCAGTACGGGGCGGACACGCTGCGTTTCATGCTGGTTACGGGTAATACTCCGGGCAATGATTTGCGCTTCCATTTTGAAAGACTGGAAGGAGTTCGCAACTTCTGCAATAAAATTTGGAATGCCTCCCGCTTTGCCGTTATGAACCTTAGCGACTATGAAGAACCAGAAGAAGTATCCCGGGAATATACCTTGGCGGACCGCTGGATTTTAAGTCGTTATTCTAGGACGGTCAAAGAAGTGACGCGTCTTTTGGAAAAGTATGAACTAGGGGAAGCTGCCCGCATTCTCTACGAATTTATCTGGACTGAGTTTTGTGACTGGTATATAGAACTGATTAAACCCCGCTTGTACGGTAAGGAAAGCCCGGAATCCAGGAGAACTGCGCAGTATGTACTTAATTATGTTTTAGGCGGGACTATGAGACTTCTTCATCCCTTCATGCCGTTCATTACGGAAGAAATTTGGCACCACCTACCTCAAGATCGAGAGAGCATTATGATAGCATCTTGGCCTGAAGACGAGCCTGAGAGGGAGGACAGAGAAGCGGAGCAGAAAATGGAACTGCTCATGAACGTAATTCGTGCCGTGCGAAATCTCCGCAGTGAAATGAACGTGCCGCCGAACCGGCAGGCAGAAGTGATCTTGGCAGCTAACAGCGCAGAGGCCTTGAAAATATTGGAGGAGGGTATGAGCTATCTAAAGAACTTAGCCAACGCTGCGCCGGTAACCCTCCGGGAGAGGATAGAGGAAAAACCAGCAAAAGCTGCTACTGCGGTTGAAAACGGGATAGAAATCTTCATGCCTCTGGAAGGGCTTATCGATATAGACCGGGAGGTAGAACGTTTAGAGAAAGAGTTGGCAGAAGTGAAACAGGAATTGGAAAGAGTTAAGAAGAAGTTAAGCAACGAAGGTTTCCTGTCCAAGGCGCCGCGGGAGATAGTTGACAAAGAAAAAGCTAAGAAACTAGAATTTGAAAGAAAACAACAGATACTCGAACAGCGGTTAAGCATGTTGAAGGGTTAG
- a CDS encoding bifunctional folylpolyglutamate synthase/dihydrofolate synthase codes for MNYRESLEYLQHLTKFGFNFGLDRIKHLLYMLGDPHKSLRVIHVGGTNGKGSTVAMIAKVLEEEGYRVGTFTSPHLHSYCERVQINGVQIAPERFAEIITRLRPLLDRMVVEGHEHPTEFEVITALGFLYFFEEKVDFVVLEVGLGGAIDSTNVVVPLVSVITNVGMDHMDYLGSTIEEIARVKAGIIKEKGYVVTAAENKEALKVISDVCREKEARLIRVGKEVTLEEIECNLTGQRFHVRGMRQEYRDLFIPLLGRHQLTNAATAIAALEALGFHHIVISERAIKSGLAKTSWPARLEILSRTPLILIDAAHNVDGALSLRRALTELFPYRRLILVMGMLADKEREKVIGLLAPLAQAVVVTRPNSPRAGDWEYLAEEVKKIVRDVYMFPSITEAVDRALQLALPEDLICITGSFYMVAEAREYLLRNLGKGSNIRL; via the coding sequence TTGAACTACCGGGAGTCCTTAGAGTACTTACAGCATCTTACTAAATTTGGTTTTAATTTTGGTCTTGATCGCATAAAACATTTACTGTATATGTTAGGAGATCCTCATAAAAGTTTAAGAGTAATTCATGTAGGAGGAACCAACGGGAAGGGGTCTACCGTAGCTATGATTGCCAAAGTATTGGAAGAAGAAGGCTACCGGGTAGGCACCTTCACCTCTCCACACCTACATTCTTATTGCGAGCGAGTCCAGATTAACGGAGTGCAAATTGCTCCCGAAAGGTTTGCCGAGATTATAACCAGGCTTAGACCTCTTCTGGACCGGATGGTGGTGGAAGGGCACGAACACCCGACGGAATTTGAAGTTATTACTGCCCTTGGTTTTCTGTACTTTTTTGAAGAAAAAGTGGATTTTGTGGTACTTGAAGTAGGGCTAGGGGGAGCTATAGATTCCACCAATGTAGTGGTCCCTTTAGTGAGTGTCATTACCAACGTTGGGATGGATCATATGGATTATCTAGGCAGTACGATAGAAGAGATTGCGCGGGTTAAGGCAGGTATTATCAAGGAGAAAGGATATGTAGTGACGGCAGCCGAGAATAAGGAAGCCCTAAAGGTTATCAGCGATGTCTGTCGGGAAAAAGAGGCCCGGCTCATTCGGGTCGGTAAAGAGGTTACCTTGGAAGAAATTGAATGCAATTTAACCGGGCAGCGCTTTCATGTCCGGGGGATGCGACAGGAGTACCGGGACCTTTTTATACCTCTTTTGGGAAGGCACCAATTGACTAATGCAGCTACAGCGATAGCCGCCCTGGAAGCGCTGGGATTTCATCATATTGTTATTTCCGAACGAGCTATTAAATCCGGACTGGCTAAGACCTCCTGGCCAGCTCGGTTGGAGATCTTAAGCAGAACCCCATTGATTTTGATTGACGCTGCCCATAATGTCGACGGCGCTTTATCCCTGCGCCGGGCCTTGACCGAACTTTTTCCATACCGTCGTTTAATATTGGTTATGGGTATGCTAGCTGACAAAGAGAGGGAAAAGGTGATAGGTTTACTGGCACCGTTGGCGCAGGCGGTGGTGGTCACGAGGCCTAACAGCCCCCGGGCGGGGGACTGGGAATACCTGGCTGAGGAGGTAAAGAAGATAGTCCGGGACGTTTACATGTTTCCCTCGATAACGGAGGCCGTTGATAGAGCCTTACAGTTGGCTCTGCCGGAAGATCTGATTTGTATTACCGGTTCCTTTTACATGGTGGCAGAAGCGAGAGAATATTTGTTGAGAAATTTAGGAAAGGGTAGTAATATCCGGTTGTAA